The Papaver somniferum cultivar HN1 unplaced genomic scaffold, ASM357369v1 unplaced-scaffold_18, whole genome shotgun sequence genome includes a window with the following:
- the LOC113337803 gene encoding probable purine permease 11: MNFTHLAFYNREVTLEDVLRKPQRVPERSLYKFAFGAETRLEQALALIDMLALVELIEVMRFARMRRNIISVERDHHQELEGLFEEMAEHIAMDDAEAAALDDVAAGGAQESKEFRVTLYGFLLVSGQSVATLLGELYYDKGGNSKWMATLVQSAGFPVLFIPLIVVKVYLPPPTSSTTTLTTEHSASISTLALLYISLGVLIAGNGMLYSYGLLYLPVSTYSLLCSTQLVFNAIFSFFINSQKFTAFIFNSLILLTMSVVLLAIDPDGSSNSTTIPEGKYVIGFICTLSASAGYSLLLSLTELSFRKVIKNETILAVLEMSISTSVVSTCTCLVGLFASGDWRRLKNELNDYGQGSVSYLMTLVWIAVTWQVSSVGLLGLVFEASSLFSNVISTLGLPIVPIFSVIFFHDKLDGVKIVAMLLSLWGFVSYIYQHYLDDCKAKETNTVDDQNEEKC, encoded by the exons ATGAACTTCACACACCTAGCATTTTACAATCGAGAGGTAACCTTGGAGGATGTTCTGAGGAAACCACAAAGAGTGCCAGAGAGAAGTCTATATAAGTTTGCTTTCGGAGCTGAGACCCGTCTTGAACAAGCCCTCGCATTGATTGATATGCTTGCACTGGTAGAGCTTATTGAGGTCATGAGGTTCGCTAGGATGAGGAGAAATATTATATCAGTTGAGAGGGATCACCACCAAGAATTGGAAGGTTTGTTTGAAGAAATGGCTGAACATATAGCCATGGATGATGCagaagctgctgctcttgatgatGTTGCCgctggtggtg CTCAAGAATCAAAAGAG TTCAGGGTGACGCTTTATGGGTTTCTGCTTGTATCTGGTCAATCAGTAGCCACTCTTTTAGGTGAGTTATACTATGATAAAGGCGGGAATAGCAAATGGATGGCGACATTGGTACAATCAGCTGGGTTTCCAGTCCTTTTTATCCCTTTAATTGTTGTCAAGGTATACTTGCCACCTCCAACCAGTTCCACCACCACCCTAACCACCGAACACTCAGCATCCATATCGACATTAGCACTCCTTTACATCTCGCTTGGAGTGCTAATAGCAGGAAATGGCATGTTGTACTCCTATGGGCTCTTATATCTTCCGGTGTCTACATACTCTCTATTGTGTTCAACTCAATTAGTTTTTAATGCAATATTCTCCTTCTTTATCAACTCGCAGAAATTCACTGCTTTCATATTCAATTCTTTGATTCTCCTCACCATGTCAGTGGTGCTCCTAGCTATTGATCCCGACGGTTCTTCAAACTCAACAACAATTCCTGAAGGTAAATACGTTATTGGATTCATATGTACACTTAGTGCCTCGGCAGGTTACTCCTTGTTGCTTTCACTAACAGAACTCAGCTTTCGGAAAGTAATAAAAAACGAAACCATTCTTGCCGTACTAGAAATGTCAATATCTACATCGGTAGTCTCTACTTGTACTTGTTTAGTCGGATTATTTGCTAGTGGAGATTGGAGGCGATTGAAGAACGAGCTCAACGACTATGGACAAGGTAGTGTTTCATATCTTATGACTTTGGTGTGGATTGCAGTAACTTGGCAAGTATCTTCTGTTGGTCTACTTGGGTTAGTATTTGAAGCATCTTCACTTTTTTCCAATGTCATTAGCACATTAGGCTTACCCATTGTTCCCATTTTTTCTGTTATATTTTTTCATGACAAATTGGATGGAGTAAAGATAGTGGCAATGTTGTTATCGCTTTGGGGTTTCGTTTCTTATATCTATCAGCATTATCTTGATGATTGCAAGGCAAAAGAAACAAACACAGTTGACGATCAAAATGAAGAGAAATGCTAA